The following are encoded in a window of Paenibacillaceae bacterium GAS479 genomic DNA:
- a CDS encoding Ribosomal protein S18 acetylase RimI, giving the protein MNITFQPLSELPIHQASELWNQCFEGYVSNMSMPADRFLARIVQECLALEHSLACYVDEQPAGIVMNSLRDDDGILSAWNRGTAIKPEFRGQGVGKALMLRNLELYKQLGVRRAHLEAITTNDNAVQLYTNIGYGIRDRLVILSTEKPLRHVDDTFNPYSIIKGRGMETMTIPWFVNGDIWQNSLPSLKDADLAIVQDQDGAAGFALFKQSFDSSGLLSSIALFRCEVRPGHSAATAVRRAALQAVWPSTFEGKRMAFNIRRSDAGLLELLAELGFTETMEQLFMVKEMGLTGGPMKRD; this is encoded by the coding sequence ATGAACATTACCTTTCAACCGCTAAGCGAGCTCCCTATCCACCAGGCTTCTGAGCTCTGGAACCAATGTTTTGAGGGCTATGTTTCGAATATGTCCATGCCTGCTGACCGCTTTCTAGCGCGTATCGTTCAAGAATGTCTTGCTCTGGAGCATTCACTCGCCTGTTATGTCGACGAGCAGCCTGCAGGTATTGTGATGAATAGCCTGAGAGACGATGACGGGATTTTGAGCGCATGGAACCGCGGCACGGCTATCAAGCCGGAATTCCGCGGCCAGGGCGTCGGCAAAGCATTGATGCTTCGCAATCTGGAGCTATATAAGCAACTCGGCGTTCGGCGGGCGCACCTCGAAGCGATCACCACGAATGACAACGCGGTACAGCTCTACACTAATATTGGGTATGGGATACGCGATCGGCTCGTCATCTTGTCGACAGAAAAGCCGCTCCGACATGTGGATGATACGTTTAACCCCTATTCCATTATCAAGGGTCGCGGCATGGAGACGATGACCATTCCCTGGTTCGTCAACGGGGACATTTGGCAGAATAGCCTACCAAGTCTTAAAGATGCCGATCTTGCTATTGTTCAGGATCAGGATGGAGCAGCCGGCTTCGCCTTGTTCAAACAGTCATTCGATTCGTCCGGCCTTCTCTCCAGTATCGCTCTGTTCCGGTGCGAAGTCCGTCCCGGACATTCCGCTGCGACTGCCGTTCGGCGGGCTGCGCTTCAAGCGGTATGGCCATCTACGTTCGAAGGGAAGCGCATGGCGTTTAACATCCGCCGCTCGGATGCCGGCTTGCTCGAGCTGTTGGCCGAGCTCGGTTTCACGGAAACGATGGAACAGCTGTTTATGGTGAAGGAAATGGGACTGACTGGCGGCCCGATGAAGAGAGATTAG